The genomic interval GTGAGCCAATTTCCATTCCTCTTCTCACCAACTTTGTTACGTACTCATCATTCTTACATACatattaaatatcatattttttatttatttttttaaaattaattaaattcttctattcataatttatatattactatatatttaataaaataaaataaaaatatgatttgtgaagatgatgaatataatttttatattctcaCACGTCAACATGCCCATATcctagaaatattttattttaaaaaaaaaaagaaaattatttaactctaaataaaatttgaaaaaaacattGACCGTtaaaaaaccgaaaaaaaaaaaataggttgagGTTTCAGTAGAAAAACGACTGCGTCTAATTATTACATTGCAATATTAATTATCTCGTTATATTTCAGTTTTGAGTAGTACTTTTCATGTCGATCGAGACTTCTTAGGACATCATCTTAATTGCCAATAcacaagccaaaaaaaaaaaccaatgaaatataatttatgtatgaTTGAAATATCgtcttgatatttttatttgtaaaaaaaattaatcaagatTCCAattcatgtgcatgcatgcagctggtTTGGATGCAGTAgtttgttataaatattttttaaaataaattaataattaataattttatttattattattattaatattttaaaatttattttagaaattatgaattattttgataagagaGAATGAGACTGGAAAATTAATAAGCTTCAGCTTTTGCTTATAAGTGTCTACTCTAGTACACAACGTATTCAATAGTTTATAAGTGGCATTGATCATGCCCCTGCATGGTTGGGGTCCAAATTAAGGGCTGGGAGTTTGAATGATGACCCCCGACATCACAAAACTAGTTTTGTTGAGTATCTAGctaagatataaattaaataataaaatttatattttttattattttatatattttgagtacgtaatgatttcataaaatatcaaaataaatattttgagttgaatTCCAACTCTACACTACTTTatcacattaattaaatattttatatgttggatTTATTGAATAAAGAAgtaactattaatgtattgatatttgttttatatttttttaaaatataaataaaaaaaattaaaaaaaaacatttttcccCATCGCGCGATCAGCAGCCGCACTCTATTCCAAAAGAACACACATTGAATATAATTCCAACAACTACGCATTTTAATATGATTTAGGAGAACGAGGACAAGTCAAACTAAAATTAggttcgatatatatatatatatataaaatatctatcaatttaaaaaacataacgTGGGCACACAATTTGCCGGCTACTTTTGTTTGATCTCCTGTTTACAAGAAAATGTAAGATTGCTTGGTCGAGCTTGGAATGGGAAGAAACATGGAACGTATCTTTTTTTTCCTCGGCCAAAAGGATTTGGAGGGGGACTAGAGATGGTTTTTCTACCAATACCTGACCATAATAGTACTCAATCCGTTGGAGAGTCAGATAGGAGGGGTTTAGACGGCGAGAACCGCAAGTGCTCCTACAAGTCAAATTTGAGCCATAACTTGATCTCAGTCCCACGAGAACAGCAATGATTCATGAGCCAATAGGTTACTAATAATCATGAACACTTTCCGTTGCGGAATTCAACCCCAAGACTTATTTTCCACTGCATACCAAACTTATGGACCACTGAGCCACCACCTTTAGTGGTTGGACCGTTCCTTTcatgtatatgtattttttatttcaaatatattgGCTTTTCGTTCTCCTTAGTCCTCCGATTAAATGTAACTAGACTTGTCATCAACTatccttattttattaatatttataaattttgtattttattttattttatttcaatattataatgtagtaaaaatataatttgataaataataatactataaaaaaattgtttattttttttatcaaaaataattattttcacccTAAATAGTtattatccaaaataataagCTTGTTCTTGGATGATCTCCCATAATTTCAATATGATTTAAGAGGAAGTGGACAAGTCAAACTGACATTAGGTACGATGGATGCagcaatattttaataaacacTTGGTGGAGGCGGCCTTCCAATTTTAatggttctttttttctttcggtCCAAAAGGTAAAAACAATTGCAGTACTATCTCATGAATAATTCCAAAACAACCACACAATTCCgacaacaataattttaatatgattttgagGGACGATGACAAGTCAAACTAAAATTACGAACCATcggatttgtaaaaaaaataaaaaaatgtggcCCCACCCAATTTACCGGCTACTTTTGTTTGATCTCTTGTTTCCAAGGAGGAAATGGAAGATCGCTCGATCAAAGCTTGGAacggacctttttttttttttttatacacgtATCTGTTCCAAATATATTGACCGCCAGCTGACCGTGAGTCCTCCTCCAATCAAATGGGACCAGACTTTACTTGCCATCCAAGACAACCGCCTTTAAATTCGACGCTACAAGTCCATGGAGGCTTCATACCAAATTACCAGTTAGTGTACTTCCCTCGATTCCCACacaatattctcaatatacGTGTAACTCGATCTCGAACATCCATCCCCTCCggtcttttcaaaaaaaaaacaaaataatcccACAGTGTTGGCAACACCTATGACTCTGTTGTGGGCATCAGTGACCTCTTCCTTAACCAGCATCCTGCTTCTGTGGCCAATCTTTGAACGATCTTGTCCTGATGGCCTTCGACGatacttttataaatatataagcatAATAACCGGCTACTTCAATCCCTACATTGATATTTCGTTCTCTGATGTCTCGGAAGTTTGGTTCAAGAGTAGCGATGCCTATTTAACTGTTGAGACTTACCTCAGCAACAAAGCTCCCAAGAGTGCAAAACGACTCAAAGCTGAGCTGGGAAAAGATAGCAGCAAAGTGGTTTTGAGTCTGGATGTGAATCAGAGAGTGATGGATGAGTTTCGCGGTGTCAAGATTTGGTGGACGTCAAACAAAGATGTCAACACATCAAGATTCTCCGGTTATCCCAACGAGACCACGATGTCGTACATGCTCACGTTTCATAAGAGATACCGTGACCTAATCGTTGAGTCATATTTGGAGCATGTTATGAAGGAAGGGAAGGAAATTGGTGTGAGGAATCGGCAGAGGAAGCTCTACACGAATTGTCCTAATGACAAGTTGCCATGGTACATGAATCGAAGCCTGTGGAGTAGCATCTTTTTCGAGCATCCAGCTAACTTTGAAAGAATCGGTTTGGATCCAAAGAGGAAGCAGGAGATTGTTGACGACCTGTTGACTTTCAGTAATAGTAAGAACTATTATGAAAAGATTGGGAAGCCATGGAAGAGGGGTTATCTTCTCTATGGCCCTCCTGGGACAGGGAAGTCAACGATGATTGCAGCAATAGCAAACCTGTTGAACTATGATGTCTATGATCTTGAGCTCACAGCAGTGAAGGATAACACGGAGctgcgaaagcttatgatcgagACTACTGCTAAGTCCATCATCGTGATCGAGGACGTCGACTGCTCACTTGATCTTACTGgtcaaagaaagaagaaaacaaagaaatcttcagatgatgatgatgagaacGAAATTCCCATGAAAGGTGCCAAGGAAGAGGAGAAAAGTAATAAGGTCACACTTTCTGGGCTGTTGAATGTTATAGATGGACTGTGGTCGGCTTGTGGGGGAGAGAGACTGATTATTTTTACTACAAATTATATGGAGAAGCTGGATCCTGCACTCATAAGGAAAGGTAGAATGGACAAGCATATTGAGCTCTCTTACTGCAGTTTTGAGGCATTCAAGGTGCTTGCAAAGAATTACCTGGATCTTGAAAATCATCCGTTGTTTGACACAATACAGAGGTTGATCGGGGAGACGAAGATCATACCTGCTGATGTTGCAGAGAACCTTATGCCAAAGTCGTCATCAGATGATGCAGATAAATGCCTATCGAAGTTGATACAGGCTCTTGAGCAAGCAAAGGAAGAAGCAGCAaagaagaaagatgaagaagagaaaCTGAAAGAGGAAGAAGcgacaaagaagaaaaatgcagGAGAATTGAAAGGACTAAATGTGAAAGAAGTAGcacagaagaaagaaaatgatgaggTGAAAGTGAAAGAGGAAGATCAAGCAGCAAAGTGGAAAGATGAAGATGtgaaagaggaagaggaagatcaAGCAGCAAAGGGGAAAGATGAAGATGTGAAAGTGGAATAGAATGAACCAACCTATGGGCCGGAAGTGTTCGCCAtgacctacaaaaaaaaaaaaaaaaaggtattctGGCTCCATATTTCCTATGTGTAGTGTGCATGTGGTGTTTATTATTTCTCGTCCAAAaaatgtgtgtatatgtatatagtgTGATCATGTgtgatgaatttattatttgatctAATGTAAGTAATTAGTGGTTGTAATTAATTAGCTATATTgtaatattagaatttaaaattgttttcttgtaagtaataatattcctatatatattacaaactGTACTAGTACTTGTTCTTCATTGCCCATGCAAGTACTTAAACGTACTCCTGTTCACTTTTATCAATACTCGAAATTTTCGCAATTAATTAATCGTCACTAATGATGATCTTCATGAGGATCATCTGTTGATCACGTATTTAGGATAGTACGTACCGCGTACAACATCATTAATAATGTTTATACATGGCGGCCAAGATCAATTATTGGgtaagtaatttaattaatttacgaATATGAGACAATACTGGAGGTAGGTGTTCAATATTAATTAGATTCAgtccaaatatatatacttgaaaATAAACCGTCCGACAAATATgagacaataatattaattgaaataatcgaattatcttttatattggCTAAAAAAATCAGTACTGACCATATAGCTGCGTGGCCTATCTACTTGAAAATAAAGGATGATCAGAAATTATTGTATGAAGAAAGAAGCGGGAGTGGAAGATCGCGGCAAAATTTCTTCGCGGCAAAATAATTAAGAGTTGatgtcaactcaactcatttcatgatgtaattattttatttttttaaaatttttatataaaatataataaataatttaactttttcaaatattaaaataataataataattataaataatattctaacaatatttaatttaatttttaactttaatctcaactcatctcatcttaacttactatccaaatctcacctaaattacaaaaagaaagagaaagagaaatacaTTAGAAAGAGGGACAATCCCAACAATTAGGAGTGTAAATTGATTCGGTTTGGTGATGGACTGAAATTTGGTTCATCATTTTTCCAGGATCGGGTTGGACCGAATGTAACATCCATCGGGATTGGACCGAATCGGTAGCTGTCAGTCAGGCCCAGTTTGGTCGGTCCTTTTGTAGACCCTAGGACTGGACCGAATTTCATCGgttaatatattttgggatcgAGATCAACCGGTCCAGAATTTGTTCCGGTCTGGTCGGTTGCCAATCTGAACCGAATTATTTGTGTGAGCCATCGATCGAGAGAAAATTATTCTTCTGAAAACACAAACTCATTCATCCAATCTACCCACACCGTCGCACGCCATACGACTTTCACACCGGTAAAGCCCCTTTAGACCAATGCACCGCCAAACCAAGAGATCCCTTCATATTGTTGGTCGCACGAACACCATCTAGAATCAGTGCACTGCTGCCCTCCAAACCGGAGCACACCATCGTCCTCCTTGTTCAGCGACGTCTTCATATGTACAATTTACATGGTTTTGAGAtaacatttttgtattttattggcgaatttcatatgtttttttccctattgttttgagaaattcttctggggataatatttttttgcctctagttttgagaaattcttATATATGGAGATTACAGGTAGACGCACATAGAGTAATTAAATTCTTAGCTTCCTTCTCTGTAGTGAATTTTTTCAGAAACTTATTGAAGCTGCCGAGATTTTATTGGTGCAAAATTCTTATGCTCAATGCATTAATTGGATTGAATCTATAATTTCAATCATTTGAGCTCCAATGCTTTTTTTTATGGAGTTACCTTTGACCAATACTCTTGAATTAAATTGATGAACCCAGCGTGAGATGATGCCAGGGCTcgccattttttttcattatctgCCACTTCTTGTCCGCAATTTGCAAACCATAAAAAGCACTAGGCCAAGGGATAAGTTATTGTGGGAGGTTGACTATGAGTCCAAATGATTCGAGTTCCTTTTCTTAAGAAAGCCAACTTGATCAATAAGTTCATAAACCTTATCAACCCAAAAAGATAATTTCTAATCACATATTAATTTCAATATATGCACTAAGATCCTGGATTATAATAAGAATTactcaagaaaaagaaagcatcttcaaatttggagAGATCCCACTTGGTTAGAAATTAATGGGCATAtcttaatattttactttagCTCTAAGGCTTTACCAAACTAGAGTGACTTCTATGTTGTAATATCATATAACTTTTGTGACTTCTATGTTTTGGcagtgttatttttattgattgatttgaaattattttatgttgtaATGAAGGATCTTATGTTGAGTTCGTATAGGGAGAAAATTGAGATAATGATGAGTAGAAACTGTCCAGAAGTTGAAGATAAAAGCATGCTccagggtggtttaaattgaatacagatggtagtagCCTAGGAAATCCAGGATCTTCAGgggtgggtggtattattagaaatgatcaaggccacttggttcatgcttttaattattatattggtTTCGGTTCTAATAATAGAGCAGAGTTGTTAGCGCTGTTACAGGGTCTTAAAGCATGTGAAAATCTAGggattatttttgtggaaaTAGAAATAGATTATCAAGTGGTAATCTCTTGGTGGAATAGGCGAAGATGTGGTGTatggtatttggaagatttttgggaggatatGCTTGTTCGTTTGGATTCGATGGTTTGCGTAGTTAGGCACGTTTATAGGGAATGTAATAAAGTTGCTGACTGGTTCGAGCGAAGTGGGGCAGCTGGTCTTAATATGGAATGGAATTTTGTTGGAGATTTGCCTAGGATCCCTCGAGGTTTACTTCGATTGGATAAACTTGGTTTACCATCTTTGCGGTGTTGTTAGAGTTAAGAATCATCTGCTGTTTggttgttgtgttggtttggttAGCTTTTATTGTATATGCTTGTTGggctaatggtttttttttgcaagtgaggatttgttgtttttttttttttctcgctaGAAAaaactaggtttttttttttatacctgGTTTcggaattttatattgtatctccaggtattggtatgtaaccacgattttcttccgccataagtgagggtttattaataaaatcgaGACGGGATCACTCGTGGACAGGTAATTCTCAActctttatcaaaaaaaaaaaaaaaaacatcgaGGCTGAAATTGTGGAAGAACAAAGTGATGTGAATGTGAAAGATAGAGTGAATGTAGGAGATGAAGTGGATGTAGGGGATGGAGTGAATGTGGAAGCCCAAGTAGATTGATTGAATGTGGAAGATGGAATGAATGTGGGAGATTGAGATGTAGTCAATGCGATTTCTAATTCCAGTAGTGGTCTTTTTGAGCCAATTGTTgggaaggaatttgatcaggTAGAAGATgcccaaatattttataaggtGTATGCAAGATGAAGAGGTTTTGCAATAAGGATCAACCATACTCGATTATTAAAAAAGGATAGAAAACTAATTGGAGTAGAGTATAGTTTCACAGCTACACGCGTAATCCCATTctccaatccggcccaaggcccaatttccAACAATTCCAACACAATCAATATTTACAACAAAGATAGcagtttacaaaatataaatacaataatttatttataaaactggaaaattacatacaatattaataaatatagaaaattacaTGCACACGAAGATTTGAAATAATCTAAAAGATCAAGCTAAAGGAACAATTGTACAAAGCAGCGGCACAACCACGGCACACGGCAAAAACCGTGCCCAACAGCCCTCACAACTCACGGTTTGGGTTGAAATACAAGCTCAACGATACACAGTTGCCCACGGGGATAGACAAATAGCCAAGGTAAAATAGTACACCACCATTCGGACTCACCAACAAATCACCACACAAACACAAATCGACTAAAACaaggaaggaaaataaatcTCGGATCCTCCAAAATTTGGTGATGCTGTGGCCTATTAATAGGCCAAAGTGGCGGTGGATGGTGTTGTGCGTGGCGCATAGGTAGACGAAGGGGAAAGTCGGCAGCTCAAGCCGTGGAGAAGAAATGACTATGGCGTGGACAAGTGGCACGGCAGCTAGACAACAGCACTTCGAAGGGCAATTCCGCACGACACGAAGAAACCCATGCAAGCTGGAGGTGGAGAGTGATGGCCGTGGGGAGTGGGACGCACGACAGCAACCTTTTCGGAGCCTCCACTAATCGACACCGAGTGAACATGCAAGAAGGAGGTGGAAGAATGAGGTGGAAGTGGAGGATGACTTTCGGTATTtgcagaagaaaagaagaagaagaagaaggaagaagaagaaaggagtgGGGCGTGCGGCGCAAGGGGAAATAATATGAAACCCTAATGGTTTCTCtcccaaaacggcgccgtttcagaTAAGTGGGGGGTTTGGGTTCAAAGCGCACGGGCTGGGCTCATCAGACTGGGCTTCGGGCGCACGGGTTGGGTTATCAAACTGGGTTGGATTCGGCTAAACGGGCTGGGCTGGATGCTGGGCTTCTCCTCACACACAACacaatcaaataaaacacacacacacagcccactaaaacaaaacactacaaaaatatcaacaataatataaataaaaatagcaagaaaataaaaactcaatttaaaacagaccaaaataattaacaataaataattaaaataatacaacaattaaaataacacaaataaaaataataaaaataaaaactcaacataccaaaataaataataaaataacacacttaaataataaaataccaagagtATAAACAACATAACACATTAAAATAACACAACAACTAGCAAAAATTGAGATCTCACAAAGAATATTTCGCAATTAATTAATCATCACTAATTAATGATCTTCAGGATCATCTCATCTTCACGTACGTATTTAGGTAAGTACGTACAACATTAATATTCACTTCTGCTAGTATAGTCGCCGAATGTAAACGGTTGAGGTCAGctgat from Juglans regia cultivar Chandler chromosome 2, Walnut 2.0, whole genome shotgun sequence carries:
- the LOC108999258 gene encoding AAA-ATPase At3g28580-like, whose amino-acid sequence is MTLLWASVTSSLTSILLLWPIFERSCPDGLRRYFYKYISIITGYFNPYIDISFSDVSEVWFKSSDAYLTVETYLSNKAPKSAKRLKAELGKDSSKVVLSLDVNQRVMDEFRGVKIWWTSNKDVNTSRFSGYPNETTMSYMLTFHKRYRDLIVESYLEHVMKEGKEIGVRNRQRKLYTNCPNDKLPWYMNRSLWSSIFFEHPANFERIGLDPKRKQEIVDDLLTFSNSKNYYEKIGKPWKRGYLLYGPPGTGKSTMIAAIANLLNYDVYDLELTAVKDNTELRKLMIETTAKSIIVIEDVDCSLDLTGQRKKKTKKSSDDDDENEIPMKGAKEEEKSNKVTLSGLLNVIDGLWSACGGERLIIFTTNYMEKLDPALIRKGRMDKHIELSYCSFEAFKVLAKNYLDLENHPLFDTIQRLIGETKIIPADVAENLMPKSSSDDADKCLSKLIQALEQAKEEAAKKKDEEEKLKEEEATKKKNAGELKGLNVKEVAQKKENDEVKVKEEDQAAKWKDEDVKEEEEDQAAKGKDEDVKVE